From Mycobacterium lacus, one genomic window encodes:
- a CDS encoding NINE protein encodes MTDQSSGEGAQPGSPIPPPGYASGYPPPYPSYPQYPGSGGYYDPSAPFGRHPVTGQPYSDKSKTIAGLLQLLGLIGIVGIGRIYVGQTGLGIAQLLVGWLTCGLGAAIWGVIDAVLILTDNASDRWGRPLRDGT; translated from the coding sequence GTGACCGACCAGTCGTCGGGCGAGGGCGCACAGCCCGGGTCGCCGATCCCGCCACCGGGATATGCGTCCGGGTATCCGCCGCCGTATCCGTCCTACCCGCAGTATCCGGGGTCCGGTGGCTATTACGACCCTTCCGCACCCTTTGGTCGGCATCCCGTTACCGGGCAACCATATTCGGACAAATCCAAGACGATCGCGGGCCTGTTGCAGCTGCTTGGACTGATCGGGATCGTCGGCATCGGTCGCATCTACGTTGGTCAGACGGGGTTGGGCATCGCTCAGCTGCTCGTGGGCTGGTTGACCTGCGGGTTGGGCGCTGCCATCTGGGGCGTCATCGACGCGGTGCTGATCTTGACCGACAATGCCAGCGACCGATGGGGTCGCCCGCTGCGCGATGGGACCTAA
- a CDS encoding bifunctional lysylphosphatidylglycerol flippase/synthetase MprF: MNNPSIDVAPKPRARERVVVHVDSPAARWVGALALFCAACWLIAILARDYRHEDWHAAGRLCWSLTVLAAVALIARGIFLGRPVTAMHATGAALFVVAGVGSHVLSFDLLGNMLIAGSGLVLMWPTSSHPRPEDLPRVWQLINATSADPLAPFAMQPGRAYHFNATGTAAVAYRTRMGYAVVGGDPIGDETQFPELVADFAVMCRAHGWRIVVLGCSERRLNLWSDPVVIGQSLRAIPIGRDVVVDVAGFDMVGRKFRNLRQAVQRTHNFGITTEIVAEQGLDDQQLAELTEMLRASGSGAHTDRGFCMNLDGVLEGRYPGIQLIIARDSSGRIQGFHRYATAGGGSDITLDVPRRRRGSPNGIDERLSVDMIMAAKAAGAQRLSLAFAAFTEIFDDQNRGRLRRLFYRLIHFLDPLIALESLYRYVRKFHALDTHRYALVSLSQLLPLLVVLLSLEFMPRRRHL; the protein is encoded by the coding sequence GTGAACAACCCGTCGATCGATGTCGCGCCGAAGCCCCGTGCGCGCGAACGTGTTGTCGTTCACGTCGATTCGCCCGCGGCGCGGTGGGTCGGCGCGCTGGCCCTGTTCTGCGCGGCGTGCTGGCTGATCGCGATACTTGCGCGCGACTACCGACATGAGGATTGGCACGCCGCCGGCCGGCTGTGCTGGTCGCTGACGGTTCTGGCGGCGGTGGCGTTGATCGCGCGCGGCATCTTCCTGGGTCGTCCGGTGACCGCCATGCACGCGACGGGTGCCGCGCTGTTCGTCGTGGCGGGGGTGGGCTCTCACGTGCTGTCTTTCGATTTGCTCGGTAACATGTTGATCGCCGGTTCGGGGCTGGTGCTGATGTGGCCGACGTCGTCGCATCCGCGACCCGAGGATCTTCCGCGAGTGTGGCAACTGATCAACGCCACCAGCGCAGACCCGTTGGCGCCGTTCGCCATGCAGCCGGGCAGGGCCTACCACTTCAACGCGACGGGCACCGCGGCCGTGGCCTACCGAACGCGGATGGGGTATGCGGTGGTCGGCGGGGACCCGATTGGCGACGAGACCCAATTCCCGGAGCTGGTCGCCGATTTCGCTGTGATGTGTCGTGCCCACGGCTGGCGGATCGTGGTGTTGGGCTGTAGCGAACGCCGGCTCAACCTGTGGAGCGACCCCGTGGTGATCGGACAATCGTTGCGGGCCATACCGATTGGCCGGGATGTTGTCGTCGACGTGGCCGGCTTCGACATGGTGGGGCGCAAGTTCCGCAACCTGCGCCAGGCGGTGCAGCGCACCCATAACTTCGGCATCACCACCGAGATCGTGGCCGAGCAAGGACTCGATGACCAGCAGTTGGCGGAGCTGACCGAAATGCTGCGGGCGTCGGGCAGCGGGGCGCACACCGATCGCGGGTTCTGCATGAACTTGGATGGCGTGCTCGAAGGCCGATACCCCGGAATACAGCTGATTATCGCGAGGGATTCCTCGGGGCGGATCCAGGGCTTTCATCGGTACGCGACCGCAGGTGGTGGCAGTGATATCACCTTGGACGTGCCACGGCGGCGCCGCGGATCTCCCAACGGGATCGACGAACGGCTCAGCGTCGACATGATCATGGCGGCCAAGGCCGCCGGGGCGCAGCGGCTATCGCTGGCGTTCGCGGCCTTCACGGAGATTTTCGACGACCAGAATCGCGGCCGGTTGCGGCGCCTGTTCTACCGGTTGATTCACTTTCTTGACCCGTTGATAGCACTCGAATCGCTGTACCGATATGTGCGCAAGTTTCACGCATTGGACACCCACCGGTATGCCTTGGTATCGCTGAGCCAGCTCCTTCCCTTGCTGGTCGTATTGCTGTCGCTGGAGTTCATGCCGCGCCGGCGACACCTGTGA
- the cydD gene encoding thiol reductant ABC exporter subunit CydD: MACGVVISGCAVGSAVVLAGIVARIITDPSTRDVRCWLGSLSILLALWVVRAVTHWLEARLGQRGASAVIADLAGQVLTAVTARQPRELAAQRDAASVVVTRGLDGLRPYFAGYLPTLLLAAILTPATVAVIALYDLKSTLIVVITLPLIPVFMVLIGLATADRSQAALAAMTTLQARLLDLIAGIPTLRALGRARGPEARIAELGAAHRRSAMATLRIAFLSALVLELLATLGVALIAVGIGLRLVLGEMTLDTGLTVLLLAPDVYWPLRRIGVEFHAAQDGRTAADAAFALLGDPGPATTGRQTVTARGAVIRLEKLGVAGRDGRCPYDLTAAIEPGRVTVLTGQNGAGKSTTLEAIAGLTVPSSGRVTVAGVDVAELAPAAWWRQLAWLPQRQVLVPGTVRDNLRLLGDVEDLESACAAAGFDAVLAELPEGLDTMLGRGGVGLSLGQRQRLGLARALGSSAPVLLLDEPTAHLDAHTEERVLRAIVERAHAGATVVVAGHRDRVVAIGDQVVEVTSDHGARYASI, from the coding sequence GTGGCGTGTGGGGTGGTGATTTCGGGCTGCGCGGTCGGCTCGGCCGTCGTGCTGGCGGGCATCGTGGCACGCATCATCACCGATCCCTCGACACGCGACGTGCGCTGCTGGCTAGGGTCGCTGTCAATCCTGTTGGCGCTGTGGGTCGTCCGCGCGGTGACGCACTGGCTTGAGGCGCGGCTCGGCCAACGCGGGGCTAGCGCGGTGATCGCCGACCTCGCCGGTCAGGTGCTCACCGCGGTGACCGCCCGTCAGCCTCGTGAACTGGCGGCACAGCGGGACGCCGCCTCCGTGGTAGTCACCCGCGGCCTCGACGGCCTGCGTCCGTATTTCGCCGGATACCTGCCCACCTTGCTGCTCGCGGCGATCCTGACCCCGGCCACCGTTGCGGTGATCGCGCTTTACGATCTGAAATCGACGCTGATCGTGGTGATCACGCTACCGCTGATACCGGTCTTCATGGTGCTGATCGGACTGGCCACCGCCGACCGATCACAGGCCGCGCTGGCCGCCATGACCACCCTGCAGGCCCGGCTGCTGGATCTGATCGCCGGTATCCCGACGCTGCGGGCACTGGGCCGGGCCCGCGGCCCGGAAGCCCGCATCGCCGAACTCGGTGCCGCCCATCGGCGTTCGGCGATGGCCACGCTGCGGATCGCGTTCCTGTCGGCGCTGGTGCTCGAACTGCTGGCCACACTGGGCGTGGCCCTGATCGCGGTGGGCATCGGTCTTCGCCTGGTGCTCGGCGAGATGACCCTGGACACCGGTCTGACCGTCTTGTTGTTGGCGCCCGACGTGTACTGGCCGCTGCGCCGCATCGGTGTCGAGTTCCATGCCGCCCAGGACGGTCGGACCGCGGCCGACGCGGCGTTCGCGCTCCTCGGCGACCCGGGCCCCGCCACGACCGGACGGCAGACGGTCACCGCCCGCGGCGCGGTGATCCGTCTCGAAAAGCTCGGCGTCGCCGGCCGAGACGGCCGCTGCCCGTACGATCTGACCGCAGCGATCGAGCCGGGCCGGGTGACGGTGCTGACCGGCCAGAACGGCGCGGGCAAGAGCACCACGCTGGAGGCGATCGCCGGGCTCACCGTGCCGTCGTCGGGCCGAGTCACGGTGGCCGGGGTCGACGTCGCCGAGCTGGCGCCCGCCGCTTGGTGGCGCCAGTTGGCCTGGTTGCCCCAGCGACAGGTGCTGGTGCCGGGGACCGTGCGCGACAATCTGCGTCTGCTCGGCGACGTGGAGGACCTTGAAAGCGCTTGTGCAGCAGCCGGATTCGATGCGGTGCTGGCCGAGCTACCCGAAGGGCTCGATACCATGCTGGGACGCGGAGGCGTCGGGCTCTCACTAGGACAGCGGCAGCGACTCGGCCTGGCCCGGGCGCTCGGATCGTCAGCCCCGGTGCTGCTGCTCGACGAGCCCACCGCACACCTGGACGCCCACACCGAGGAGCGGGTGTTGCGGGCCATAGTCGAGCGCGCCCACGCGGGTGCGACCGTGGTGGTGGCCGGTCATCGCGATCGCGTGGTCGCGATCGGGGACCAGGTCGTCGAGGTGACCTCGGATCATGGAGCGCGTTATGCGTCCATCTGA
- the cydB gene encoding cytochrome d ubiquinol oxidase subunit II — translation MGLQQVWFGVIGVLFLGFLVLEGFDFGVGMLMEPFARFGSGDPETNRRAVLNTIGPVWDGNEVWLLTAGAGMFAAFPGWYATVFSTLYLPLLAILFGMILRAVAIEWRGKVDDSTWRGWADVGIAAGSWLPAVLWGVAFAILIRGLPVDADGHVQLSLTDVLSAYTLLGGVATAGLFLLYGAVFVALKTSGSIRDDAYRFAVWLSIPVTGLVAGFGVWTQLAHGKDWTWAALGVAVVAQLAAVSLVWRRASDGWAFACTLLVVAGVVVLLFGSLYPNLVPSTLNSDWSVTIYNASSTPYTLKIMTWVTAIFAPLTVAYQGWTYWVFRQRISAERIPPPIGLARRAS, via the coding sequence GTGGGACTGCAACAAGTGTGGTTCGGTGTCATCGGGGTGCTGTTCCTCGGTTTCTTGGTCCTCGAGGGCTTCGACTTCGGTGTCGGCATGTTGATGGAGCCGTTCGCCCGGTTCGGCTCGGGCGACCCCGAAACCAATCGGCGCGCGGTGCTCAACACGATCGGCCCGGTCTGGGACGGTAACGAGGTCTGGCTGCTCACCGCGGGCGCGGGGATGTTCGCCGCGTTTCCCGGCTGGTACGCGACCGTGTTCTCGACGTTGTACCTACCGCTGTTGGCGATCCTGTTCGGCATGATCCTGCGTGCGGTGGCCATCGAATGGCGCGGCAAGGTCGACGACTCGACATGGCGGGGCTGGGCCGACGTCGGTATCGCCGCCGGGTCCTGGTTGCCCGCGGTGCTGTGGGGGGTGGCGTTCGCCATCTTGATCCGCGGACTCCCGGTGGACGCCGACGGTCACGTCCAGCTGTCGCTCACCGATGTGCTCAGCGCCTACACCCTGCTGGGCGGTGTGGCCACCGCCGGACTGTTTCTGCTCTACGGTGCGGTATTCGTCGCGTTGAAGACCTCGGGTTCGATCCGCGATGACGCGTACCGATTCGCGGTGTGGTTGTCGATTCCCGTAACGGGATTGGTTGCGGGCTTTGGGGTTTGGACGCAATTGGCGCACGGCAAGGACTGGACTTGGGCGGCGCTGGGGGTCGCGGTGGTCGCGCAGCTGGCGGCGGTGTCATTGGTGTGGCGCCGCGCTTCCGATGGGTGGGCGTTCGCCTGCACCTTGCTGGTCGTCGCGGGGGTGGTGGTTCTGCTGTTCGGCTCGCTGTACCCGAACCTGGTGCCCTCGACGCTGAACAGCGACTGGAGTGTGACGATCTACAACGCGTCGTCCACCCCGTACACCCTCAAGATCATGACGTGGGTCACGGCGATCTTCGCTCCGCTGACGGTGGCGTACCAAGGATGGACGTACTGGGTTTTCCGGCAACGGATCTCGGCTGAACGGATACCCCCGCCGATCGGTCTGGCGAGGCGCGCATCCTGA
- the pyk gene encoding pyruvate kinase, which translates to MTRRGKIVCTLGPATQSDELIRALVEAGMDVARMNFSHGDYADHKAAYERVRAASDITGRAVGVLADLQGPKIRLGRFATGSTYWSDGETVRITVADCEGTHDRVSTTYKKLAQDAVVGDRVLVDDGKVGLVVAGVDGDDVICTVTEGGPVSNNKGISLPGMNVSAPALSDKDIEDLTFALDLGVDMVALSFVRSPSDVELVHEVMDRIGRRVPVIAKLEKPEAIDNLEAIVLAFDAVMVARGDLGVELPLEEVPLVQKRAIQMARENAKPVIVATQMLDSMIENSRPTRAEASDVANAVLDGADALMLSGETSVGKYPLAAVRTMSRIVCAVEENSTAAPPLTHVPRTKRGVISYAARDIGERLDAKALVAFTQSGDTVRRLARLHTPLPLLAFTAWPEVRSQLAMTWGTETFIVPEMKSTDGMIRQVDKSLLELGRYKRGDLVVIVAGAPPGTVGSTNLIHVHRIGEDDV; encoded by the coding sequence GTGACGAGACGCGGGAAGATCGTCTGCACCCTCGGCCCAGCAACCCAATCGGACGAGCTGATCCGGGCGCTGGTCGAGGCCGGAATGGACGTCGCCCGAATGAACTTCAGCCACGGCGACTACGCCGATCACAAAGCCGCCTACGAGCGGGTGCGTGCGGCCTCCGACATCACCGGCCGCGCGGTCGGCGTGCTCGCCGACCTGCAGGGCCCGAAGATCCGGCTCGGACGCTTCGCCACCGGGTCCACCTACTGGTCCGACGGTGAGACGGTCCGGATCACCGTCGCCGATTGCGAAGGCACCCACGACCGGGTGTCGACCACCTACAAGAAGCTGGCCCAGGACGCCGTCGTCGGTGACCGGGTTCTGGTCGACGACGGCAAGGTCGGGCTGGTGGTCGCCGGCGTCGACGGCGACGACGTGATCTGCACTGTCACCGAGGGCGGCCCGGTCAGCAACAACAAGGGCATCTCGCTGCCGGGGATGAACGTGTCCGCGCCGGCCCTGTCGGACAAGGACATCGAAGACCTCACGTTCGCCCTGGACCTCGGCGTCGACATGGTGGCGCTGTCTTTTGTGCGTTCCCCGTCGGATGTCGAACTGGTCCACGAGGTGATGGATCGGATCGGGCGGCGGGTACCGGTGATCGCCAAGCTCGAGAAGCCGGAAGCCATCGATAATCTCGAAGCCATCGTGCTGGCTTTCGACGCGGTCATGGTGGCTCGCGGCGACCTAGGTGTCGAGCTGCCGCTGGAAGAGGTCCCGCTGGTGCAAAAGCGGGCCATCCAGATGGCGCGGGAAAACGCAAAGCCTGTCATCGTCGCGACTCAGATGCTCGATTCGATGATCGAGAACTCCCGGCCGACCAGAGCCGAGGCCTCCGACGTCGCAAATGCCGTGCTCGACGGTGCCGACGCGCTGATGTTGTCCGGGGAAACCTCGGTCGGCAAGTATCCACTGGCAGCGGTCCGCACGATGTCGCGGATCGTGTGTGCGGTCGAGGAGAATTCCACGGCGGCCCCGCCCTTGACGCATGTGCCGCGCACCAAACGCGGGGTCATCTCGTATGCCGCCCGCGACATCGGCGAGCGACTCGACGCCAAGGCATTGGTCGCGTTCACGCAGTCCGGCGACACCGTGCGACGACTGGCTCGGCTGCACACCCCGTTGCCGCTGCTCGCCTTCACCGCGTGGCCCGAGGTGCGCAGTCAACTCGCCATGACCTGGGGCACCGAGACGTTCATCGTCCCGGAGATGAAGTCCACCGACGGCATGATCCGCCAGGTCGACAAGTCGCTGCTGGAACTCGGTCGCTACAAGCGCGGCGATCTGGTGGTCATCGTCGCGGGCGCGCCACCGGGCACGGTAGGTTCGACCAACCTGATCCACGTGCACCGGATCGGGGAGGATGACGTCTAA
- a CDS encoding prolipoprotein diacylglyceryl transferase, producing MTHRLLAYFPSPPQGVWHLGPVPIRAYALFIITGIVVALLIGDRRWEARGGERGVSYDIALWAVPFGLVGGRLYHLATDWRTYFGQGGAGFGAALRIWDGGLGIWGAVALGVVGAWIGCRRRGIPLPAFVDAMAPGIILAQAIGRLGNYFNQELYGRETTMPWGLEIFYRRDPSGFVDPHSLDGVSTGQVALVVQPTFLYELIWNVLVFVALIYVDRRFTLGHGRLFAIYVAGYCVGRFWVELLRDDTATHIAGIRINSFTSTFVFIGAVVYIILAPKGREDPATLGGTEYVLEVPEPAELAAVASATAVTAAAPAAAREDELDSAETIAAAEVAAPETVEAEAVEPETVHAEAEEAETVEAEAVEPETVQAEPEEAQAEEPQVEAETGETEPAAAEAEEPEAKEADPVEPVEPEEPEEPDAEEPETGGEQPAEPALAAPEHVGDDVCTEIAADGTPESAEETSARDRDAAPEGTGAVRRRWRFRPRRPRSGR from the coding sequence ACCTTGGGCCGGTGCCCATTCGCGCGTACGCGCTGTTCATCATCACCGGCATCGTGGTCGCGCTGCTGATTGGCGACCGGCGCTGGGAGGCCCGCGGCGGGGAGCGCGGCGTGAGCTACGACATCGCCCTGTGGGCCGTGCCTTTTGGATTGGTAGGCGGCAGGCTCTATCACCTCGCCACCGATTGGCGGACGTATTTCGGTCAGGGTGGCGCCGGTTTCGGGGCGGCGCTGCGAATCTGGGACGGAGGATTGGGCATCTGGGGCGCCGTCGCCCTTGGCGTCGTCGGCGCGTGGATCGGCTGCCGACGTCGTGGAATCCCGTTGCCCGCCTTCGTCGACGCGATGGCTCCGGGAATCATATTGGCGCAGGCCATCGGTCGGCTCGGGAACTATTTCAATCAAGAGCTCTACGGCCGGGAAACCACGATGCCGTGGGGCCTGGAGATCTTCTATCGCCGCGATCCCTCGGGATTCGTGGATCCGCATTCGCTGGACGGAGTGTCGACGGGACAGGTGGCGCTCGTCGTGCAACCGACGTTTCTCTACGAATTGATTTGGAACGTCCTGGTATTCGTCGCGTTGATCTACGTGGACCGACGTTTCACACTCGGTCACGGCCGACTGTTCGCAATCTATGTCGCGGGCTACTGCGTCGGGCGATTCTGGGTCGAGCTGCTGCGTGACGACACCGCCACGCATATCGCCGGAATCCGGATCAATTCCTTCACATCGACTTTCGTGTTCATCGGCGCCGTGGTCTACATCATTCTGGCGCCGAAGGGCCGCGAGGATCCGGCGACGCTGGGTGGCACCGAATATGTCCTGGAAGTACCCGAGCCAGCTGAGCTTGCGGCTGTCGCGTCGGCTACCGCTGTGACGGCGGCGGCGCCGGCCGCGGCACGAGAGGACGAGTTGGATTCGGCGGAAACAATCGCGGCTGCCGAGGTCGCGGCGCCGGAAACGGTCGAGGCCGAAGCCGTGGAGCCGGAAACCGTGCACGCCGAAGCGGAAGAGGCCGAAACGGTCGAGGCCGAAGCCGTGGAGCCGGAGACCGTGCAGGCCGAGCCTGAAGAGGCCCAGGCTGAGGAACCTCAAGTCGAGGCCGAGACGGGAGAGACCGAGCCTGCCGCTGCCGAGGCTGAGGAGCCTGAAGCGAAAGAGGCCGACCCCGTCGAGCCCGTCGAGCCCGAAGAGCCCGAAGAGCCTGACGCCGAAGAGCCGGAGACCGGCGGCGAGCAACCAGCGGAACCCGCGCTCGCCGCGCCGGAACACGTGGGAGACGACGTGTGTACCGAGATCGCCGCCGACGGGACCCCGGAGAGCGCCGAGGAAACGTCGGCCCGCGACCGCGATGCGGCGCCGGAAGGCACCGGCGCAGTGCGGCGCCGATGGCGGTTCCGGCCGAGGAGACCGCGGTCGGGACGGTAA
- a CDS encoding cytochrome ubiquinol oxidase subunit I has product MNVVDISRWQFGITTVYHFIFVPLTIGLAPLIAVMQTVWVATGNPAWYRLTKFFGKLFLIDFAIGVATGIVQEFQFGMNWSEYSRFVGDIFGAPLAMEGLMAFFFESTFLGLWIFGWTRLPRLAHLACIWIVAIGVNVSAFFIISANSFMQHPVGAHYNPATGRAELHSIAALVTNNTALAAFSHTVMGALLTAGTFVAAVSAWWLVRSRTATVGPGTRAMYRPATILGCWVSLAAAAGLFLTGDLQGKLMFQQQPMKMASAESLCDTQTDPDFSILTVGRQNNCDSLTRVIEVPYVLPFLAEGRTNDVTLQGVRNIQQDYQQRFGPNDYRPNLFVTYWSFRAMIGLMAIPVLFALIALWLTRGGRIPDRRWFSWLALLTIPTPFLANSAGWVFTEMGRQPWIVVPNPTGDQQVRLTVAAGVSNHASGMVVTSLVTFTLLYAVLAVIWCWLLKRYIVEGPQEHDAEPVAPPAPEDAEVAPLSFAY; this is encoded by the coding sequence ATGAATGTCGTCGACATCTCGCGGTGGCAGTTCGGTATCACCACCGTCTACCACTTCATCTTCGTGCCGCTGACCATCGGGCTGGCTCCCTTGATCGCCGTGATGCAGACGGTGTGGGTAGCCACCGGTAACCCCGCCTGGTATCGCCTCACCAAGTTCTTCGGCAAGCTCTTCTTGATCGACTTCGCCATCGGGGTGGCGACGGGGATCGTGCAGGAGTTTCAGTTCGGTATGAATTGGAGCGAATACTCCCGGTTCGTCGGCGACATCTTCGGCGCCCCACTGGCGATGGAGGGCCTGATGGCCTTCTTCTTCGAATCCACCTTCCTCGGGCTGTGGATCTTCGGTTGGACCAGGTTGCCCCGCCTGGCGCACCTGGCCTGCATCTGGATCGTCGCGATCGGGGTCAACGTATCCGCGTTCTTCATCATCTCGGCGAACTCGTTCATGCAGCACCCGGTCGGTGCCCATTACAACCCCGCGACCGGCCGCGCCGAGTTGCACAGCATCGCCGCGCTGGTCACCAATAACACTGCGCTAGCGGCGTTTTCACACACCGTCATGGGTGCGTTGTTGACCGCGGGCACGTTCGTGGCCGCGGTCAGCGCCTGGTGGCTGGTCCGTTCGCGTACCGCAACCGTTGGCCCCGGCACCCGCGCCATGTATCGTCCCGCGACCATCCTGGGTTGTTGGGTCTCGCTGGCCGCCGCAGCCGGCCTGTTCCTCACCGGTGACCTCCAAGGCAAGCTGATGTTCCAGCAGCAACCGATGAAAATGGCGTCGGCCGAATCACTGTGTGATACCCAGACCGATCCGGACTTTTCGATCCTGACGGTCGGCAGGCAGAACAACTGCGACAGCCTCACCCGTGTCATCGAGGTGCCTTACGTGCTGCCGTTCCTCGCCGAGGGCAGGACCAACGACGTGACGTTGCAGGGTGTGCGCAACATCCAGCAGGACTACCAACAACGATTCGGACCAAACGACTACCGGCCCAACCTGTTCGTCACCTACTGGTCGTTTCGCGCGATGATCGGGTTGATGGCGATCCCGGTGCTGTTCGCACTGATCGCGCTCTGGCTCACCCGGGGCGGCCGAATCCCGGATCGGCGGTGGTTCTCCTGGCTGGCGCTGCTGACCATTCCCACACCGTTCCTGGCCAACAGCGCCGGGTGGGTGTTCACCGAAATGGGCCGCCAGCCGTGGATCGTCGTCCCCAATCCGACCGGTGACCAGCAGGTCCGGCTCACCGTCGCGGCCGGTGTCTCAAACCACGCCTCCGGCATGGTGGTCACCTCCCTGGTGACGTTCACGCTGCTCTACGCGGTGCTCGCGGTCATCTGGTGCTGGCTGCTCAAGCGCTACATCGTCGAAGGGCCGCAAGAACACGACGCGGAACCGGTCGCGCCCCCGGCACCCGAAGATGCCGAAGTGGCGCCGCTGTCGTTCGCCTATTAA
- a CDS encoding DUF2752 domain-containing protein: protein MGPNRAAPSPGQCRRHGQRHRYAAAGSGVLLAGALGYIGFVDPHDTNSVYPLCPFKLLTGWNCPACGGLRMVHDLLHADLAASVNDNVFLLAGSPLLAGWVLLRRRTGRSWLPMPATLTVAVAAVVWTVLRNLPGFPLVPTVLGG from the coding sequence ATGGGACCTAACCGCGCCGCCCCGAGCCCGGGGCAGTGCCGTCGGCATGGCCAGCGTCATCGTTACGCCGCTGCCGGTTCCGGTGTGTTGCTCGCCGGCGCCCTCGGCTACATCGGATTCGTCGACCCGCACGACACGAACTCGGTGTACCCGCTTTGTCCGTTCAAACTGCTTACCGGCTGGAACTGCCCGGCCTGCGGTGGCCTTCGGATGGTGCACGACCTGCTGCACGCAGACCTCGCGGCCAGCGTCAACGACAACGTCTTCTTACTCGCCGGCAGCCCGCTGCTGGCCGGATGGGTCTTGCTGCGCCGCCGAACCGGCCGATCGTGGCTGCCGATGCCAGCGACGCTGACCGTCGCCGTCGCGGCCGTCGTCTGGACGGTGCTACGAAACCTGCCCGGCTTCCCGCTGGTGCCGACCGTTCTTGGCGGGTAG
- a CDS encoding HdeD family acid-resistance protein, with the protein MRHTGDMETLLVSGPVPRLLPHLWKSALLSGILSLVLGVLVLAWPGISVLVAAIAFGVYLIMTGVAQVVFAFSLHVSAGSRILLFISGAASLILGVLAFRHFGNAVLLLAIWIGIGFIFRGVATTVSAISDPALPGRGWSIFVGVISLIAGIVVIAAPFESIITLAIVVGIWLVVIGACEIGSSFGIRKASKTLGG; encoded by the coding sequence ATGCGTCACACTGGTGACATGGAAACCCTACTTGTCTCGGGCCCTGTCCCACGCTTGTTGCCGCATCTGTGGAAATCCGCGCTGCTGTCGGGAATCCTTTCGCTGGTCCTCGGCGTCCTGGTGCTGGCGTGGCCAGGCATCTCGGTCCTGGTTGCCGCGATCGCGTTCGGCGTCTACCTCATCATGACCGGTGTCGCGCAGGTCGTGTTCGCGTTCAGCCTGCATGTTTCGGCGGGAAGCCGCATCCTGTTGTTCATCAGCGGGGCGGCGTCGCTGATTCTGGGTGTGCTGGCGTTTCGCCATTTCGGCAACGCGGTCCTTTTGCTGGCCATCTGGATCGGCATCGGGTTCATCTTCCGCGGGGTCGCCACCACGGTTTCCGCCATCAGCGATCCGGCTCTGCCGGGACGAGGGTGGTCAATTTTCGTCGGCGTGATCAGCCTGATCGCCGGCATTGTGGTGATAGCGGCGCCGTTCGAGTCGATCATCACCCTGGCGATCGTCGTGGGCATCTGGCTCGTGGTCATCGGCGCCTGCGAGATCGGCTCGTCGTTCGGCATCCGCAAGGCCTCGAAGACGCTCGGCGGATAA
- a CDS encoding acyl-CoA thioesterase II has product MSDFEELLAILDLKPAANDVFIGSHPSKNPLRTFGGQLMSQSFVASSRTLTRDDLPPSALSVHFVNGGDTAKDIEFHVVRLRDERRFANRRVDAVQDGMLLSSALVSYMSGGRGLEHAVAPPEVDDPHTRPPIGELLRGYEETVPHFVNALQPIEWRYTNDPAWVMRDKGDRLAHNRVWVKALGALPDDPVLHTATMVYSSDTTVLDSVITTHGLSWGYDRIFAASANHSVWFHRQVNFDDWVLYSTSSPVAADSRGLGTGHFFDRAGQLIATVVQEGVLKYFPAPRR; this is encoded by the coding sequence GTGTCCGACTTCGAGGAATTGCTGGCGATTCTGGACCTCAAACCCGCCGCCAACGACGTGTTCATCGGATCGCATCCCAGCAAGAACCCGTTGCGGACATTCGGCGGGCAGCTGATGTCGCAATCGTTCGTCGCGAGCAGCCGCACGCTGACCCGGGACGACCTACCGCCGAGCGCCCTCTCGGTGCACTTCGTCAACGGCGGTGATACGGCCAAGGACATCGAATTCCACGTGGTGCGACTTCGTGATGAGCGGCGCTTCGCAAACCGGCGCGTCGACGCCGTCCAGGACGGGATGCTGTTGTCCTCCGCGTTGGTCTCGTACATGTCCGGCGGTCGAGGCCTCGAACACGCGGTCGCACCCCCGGAGGTCGACGATCCCCACACCCGGCCGCCAATCGGCGAGCTGTTGCGCGGCTACGAGGAGACCGTCCCGCATTTCGTCAACGCGCTGCAACCGATCGAATGGCGTTACACGAACGACCCGGCCTGGGTGATGCGGGACAAGGGTGATCGACTCGCCCACAACCGGGTCTGGGTCAAGGCCCTGGGGGCGTTGCCAGACGACCCGGTGCTGCACACGGCGACGATGGTGTACTCGTCGGACACCACCGTGCTGGATTCGGTCATCACCACCCATGGGCTCTCCTGGGGCTACGATCGCATCTTCGCGGCGTCCGCCAACCACTCGGTGTGGTTTCACCGGCAGGTCAACTTCGACGACTGGGTGCTGTACTCGACGTCCTCGCCGGTGGCCGCCGATTCCCGGGGGCTGGGCACCGGGCATTTCTTCGACCGCGCCGGGCAACTCATTGCCACGGTGGTCCAGGAGGGTGTCCTGAAATATTTTCCCGCCCCGCGCCGATAG